A single window of Rhodamnia argentea isolate NSW1041297 chromosome 5, ASM2092103v1, whole genome shotgun sequence DNA harbors:
- the LOC115740018 gene encoding E3 ubiquitin-protein ligase RHA2A-like → MGLQSQLNDVSSNSIPLLLLALLATCVSHLRSSLSSLLRSLGLSRPDAPDPAAAANDDAPRLSAPLGSGLAGLIVLAEQLNLNRLLSDWFSGEGSDCCCMVCLCGLRDGDRVRRLPCRHVFHKRCFDGWLDQLKFDCPVCRSKLVPDERVELTARRVGGELAAFFSPR, encoded by the coding sequence ATGGGTCTACAGAGCCAATTGAACGACGTCTCCTCCAATTCcatccccctcctcctcctcgccctcCTCGCCACCTGCGTCAGCCACCTCCGCTCCTCCCTCTCGTCCCTCCTCCGCTCCCTCGGCCTCTCCCGACCCGACGCGCCCgaccccgccgccgccgccaacgaCGACGCCCCTCGCCTCTCCGCCCCCCTCGGCTCCGGACTCGCCGGCCTGATCGTCCTCGCCGAGCAGCTCAACCTCAACCGGCTCCTCTCCGATTGGTTCTCCGGCGAAGGCTCCGACTGCTGCTGCATGGTCTGCCTGTGCGGGCTGAGGGACGGGGACCGCGTGCGGAGGCTGCCGTGCCGCCACGTGTTCCACAAGCGCTGCTTCGACGGATGGCTCGATCAGCTCAAGTTCGACTGCCCCGTCTGCCGGTCCAAGCTGGTCCCCGACGAGCGCGTGGAGCTCACCGCCAGGCGCGTGGGCGGAGAACTGGCGGCCTTCTTCTCTCCGCGGTGA